In the genome of Mytilus edulis chromosome 14, xbMytEdul2.2, whole genome shotgun sequence, the window gtaTGAGAGCACATAGGTCAAAGGTTCAGACCAAGAGGTAGCTCCATTAAATGACAAAGTTCAAGAGGTAGCTCCAttaaatgacaaagttcaactatctccaAATAgagtaaatattaataaaaataaaaatcctgATCctatgcacaccttcaatatatgtacaaacagacatGAACAATTTTATCCAGTCATTTCAGAGACATGAGCTTAGAAAAGTATTTTTtcctatattctattttaagccatgtccGCCATCTTGGTTCACTGGCAGGGTCATcgaaaacatgttttaaatagtTGCTGTAataatgattgtggacaagtttggttaaatttgtctcagtagtttcagaaatttatgatttcaaaattgttaaaaattgagtataaagggcaataactcctttaggggtcaactgaccatttaggtcatgttgacttatttgtcaatcttacttttctgaacattattgctgatttttgtgaaagttaaagacgacgacggacaacaagtgttgagaaaagctcacttggccttcccttcggaccaggtgagcttaaaataaATGTTGCTATACTGATGCCCTTGCTAGCTATCATTTGCCTCTTACTTATACTACATGTGTCATTACAGCAATCACTATCCATGGCTGGTCTGTACCAAGCAGGACTATTACATGTATgacccgtccgtctgtccgtccgtcagtccgtccgtccgtcagtccgtccgtccgtcagtccgtccgtaaGTAGCCAACAGATACAGGtactaatatcaaaataaatgaaagattgaaactgaataaatattttactttgGTTCTATTAAATTCACATCTTTGCTTATCTTAatcattaaatattattttgctGGAAACGTCAAAAGTGATTTAAATTTatcatttgaataaatgttatatttataaaaacattgaactataaaaaattaacacaaatacAGTAGCCTCGTGGGGGTagggggttccaggggttggaacaccccttttttttggacgatcaatgcatttgaatgggagcattcTAATAGTTGGAATCCCCccttactctgggttgggacccccccccccccccccccttttcaattGGCTGGAACTGATATTCCTATACTATAATTGCAGGAGCTGAATGACTCCTCCGGATGCTGGAGGTGTGGTCTCCctgcattgaaaacccattggtgtcAGAATTCGGCTGTCagctgttctatggtcgggttgttgtctctttgacacattcctcatttcaatatccattctcaattttattacatatcaAATTGCACTAAAATTTACAATCTTAAAAATAAGAtgctaataaaattgaaaatggaaattgtaattttgtgacagagacaacaaccagacctaAGAGTAGAAAACAGCAAAAGGCCAAAATGGGTCTTTAAAACAGGGAGAGAATACTGCACCCTGAGGCCTgcgtcagctggcccctaaaaatgtgtactagctcAGTGATAATAACTTATAATAGAATTCTATAAAAAAATTTGGAGGTTATATTGACATCAACAAAATGTCTGGATTTCATTGTTTTATGCTTATATTATTtactattgtatttttttttttttgtgatttattgtAGTTTCTACCTCCAGATATGTTTCAACAGCCTTCACCTGAGACAGGTcagttatttatatttgtatatatatgtaacatgatttttttaacgtaatgaatgtgatattttttctagtctatgaagaaataacataaaaactgtAGTGCATACTGAATAACAAGTGTAGGgagttattttaaagtgtgcgccacagtttttatgttatttcttcatagactagaatcaaagagctgaaggctctgaggaaaaatgacgccactgcctctaatattgggatattttttatgcaagtcttgattttcacatactgTTTAACactgcaacatgtctcgtaagcatataattgatattcgtatatgtgtgtgtgaagtgaagatgacaattAACTGactggtgttttttttaatacaaatgaacAGGTCAagagtcaagactacctgaatgatctacagtatccaatgactatactggcgtttttttttgtttttttgtacaaataaataggtcaagaataCTGGAATTATCTACAATATCCTATGATTACTAGctggttttatttttgtactaataaatatgtcaagactatttaaatgatctacaacatccaatgactactggctgttCTTTTGCACATACTAAATAAAGACTATCTGAATGATCTAAAGTATTCTAAGTaaataaatgtgtattttttttcttgcaattacatttttctaaatcaagaatACAGACTACTAGTATCCTTTCAAACCAAATAATGAAAAGAGCCTGTTGTAACAAGCTCTTATACCccactagtcctataacatatgacttcgcattcttattcaatttttaacgtttttatactgatattttcattttttttaaatttttttgaatgCGGAGTgtggcacattgatagtaaaataaaattatcagaacagtaaatagaaatagtaaacaATGCTCCTGAGGTTATATGTTATAGGACTGCTTACCCACATACTCATTAAATAAGTTACTAGTGACATAGTTATTTCTGTTACTTGAAGCAAATTCTATTTCTGTAGATTTACACAATAGCATAATATTGTTATACTTGTTTTATTTCACCTTGAAGATAAGACAAATAGGGATACTcctttgatattttatttcatgtcagTCAGGTCCCTTTATATGAACCTTGAAACCACTTCTCTGTCATATTGATATTATATAACAACTCTGCCCATGACCCATATAATTTATTCACATGTCATACAGATACAGTCTGTTACAGACTCTACTGTTGTATTGTAAATAAGATTGAGTCGGATTTACCGATCTGTCGTATAACCAGGAGAAAGTGGACCAACACGGacacattatattttcttataaaaaaagcaGTTGTTTGTAAACCGAAAAGACTATCGAGTTTTCCCCGATTAATTAATATATCtttaatgttttaacaatgttttagttttacttcacataatcaataaaggtattaaaatagATTTATGAGTATCTTAACAACATTGGTTGGTACACTTCGATCTTTTTGGTAATAAGAAATGATAATACAGCTAactggaagtacaccactaattaatggccccattgctttctatgttaaattcctcaatttcgagtggtcacagctcttttatcttaagttcaaataaagtgacaatcattgcatgtcaaagcaacaccttctggtgtcctgtactgaaaaaatcaacataccttacattgcatataagaaagaactggttcccggaacttcggatgtaccaaaacaggtacttccgatctaacaaaaaggcaaaatgtaccctcctttttaaatttcatgccattttcttattattcaaatttatcagtcaaaaattgttctacaatgatcaccaggcatgcagctttcatttgataccaaaattattaaaatactctaaatattttgaaagttatgtccatgcgtaggaactattttgtgttaaatatgtactactttctggtatgtgctttctggccgggcccgaattagtggtgttactcCTTACTCGAATAATTACAGCGCCCCCTTACAGTTATTGTCCTCCAGAGATTAATGGAGAGATCAAAGTGATtgtaatataacgactggattattcgtgTTATAATacagcagattccagtttgtatgtaaaatagtaaatacgaaatcAATAGACGGAGAAATGTAATGGAAAGTAAATAcgaaccaagcgcggtaggcagagaaatgtaatggaagTTCAGGTCAAAAGTATCGGAACAAGACGCTGAAAGCGTCATTTTCCCAAAAAATATCACATTCATTAcgttaaaaaaatcatgttacaTCTcatctcagatttccaaaaacatcaatagaacaaattttatacccaattgaatttagtgatctcttatgaattgatgtacagaatgaaatacaataggaaaaatctaaGACACATTTTTgaaggtcaaactgtgttgtgcaagaatctataaaatattttggaatgcTATGAATAACGAAGAAGCTAAATTCAtccaagtatggacatcacaatatagttactaattacataacaattaattatgtaataattatgtcataatgaaattatcccaatttgaaagattaatcattattctttcttttggtacctcatttataaaatttaaagaaggataagtggaattacatcagtttaaagatgtctgattggggatgaaaaatctttgtatcaaaaGGGAGTTTTACAGGGACTAAAAAATTACTTAAGACTCATTCAACTTTTCAACACAACAACATTTTTCCTTAAAAAGGCCAAGCATAAATCTTAATGCATGAATTATgagttaaaatgcagtttttactTCAGGTGTAGAACAGAAACCACTTGTATCAGAAGAAGAATATTGTAAATGCTTTGCACATCCTTATGCTTATGGCACAGATCATTCAAAGTGGCCTGGTAACACCATTTTACTGTATAAATACAGCTCAAATGCAACAACTAAGTACAAGAACATTCCTGAGAACATTTGGAAAAGGATAGACAATGAACAACAGCGGCATGCTGAGTTTATTATGATAAATGAACTGGAAAAAATTCAGGAAAACCTTATGACTGATGAAGGAAGTTATACAGGTATACTTAGTGTAGAAGTCATTTTAAGCTACTCACCATGTGATGGTTGCTCAGCAAGATTATgttctttaaagaaaaatatggaTGAAGAACTAAAGCAAACCAGAAATAAAGACACTGACAATGTTGTGATGAAACTTTCTGGTTTAAGCACGACAACAGAAGTTGAAGATGAAGagaaagtaaagtttaaaatcacAGAAGGTGACGATGAAGAGAAAGTTAagtttaaaatcacattttccaACTTCTATAAACATTTAGACGGATATCGTACTGCTGACCAAAACAAGGAAGGTTTAAGAGATCTCTTGAGAAGTGGTATAAAACTTGATACCTTCAGTGATGACAACTGGCACTACTTTTTTAATGCTGCTGGGTGGTTTAATGCTGAGAGGCAAAGAAGAGAAAGTGATGACAAGAAAATTCTACAATATCTTAAAGGATCAGTTGACATTGAAAGGAAGATGGAAGCTCAGAAAAAACTCATCCAAGATTTGCAAAACAATGACCTGTTttaatcagttgaaataacactaacaaatactttaaaactgacaactgactacaaaaatatggaaaacttATTTTGGAAGAATGGACGGTAGAAGCTTTACAAGTTGggaaaaaacataattattcaaaataataccTGATAACATTGAATTGTAAGTTAATCATTGTcgtgttttttaataaatgtataaacagttaaaaataaacttataacgctgcaaatgtttgcacctgtcctaagtcaggaatctgatgtacagtagtttgtcgtttgtttatgtaatatatacgtgtttctcgtttctcgttttgtttatatagattagaccgttggttttcccgtttgaatggttttacactagtaattttggggccctttatagcttgttgttcggtgtgagccaagactccgtgttgaaggccgtactttaacctataatggtttactttttaaattgttatttgtatggagagttgtctcattggcactcacaccacatcttcctatatctaattatagaactgtaaacaaatattatgaatGTCCTGTCTGCTTTGCAGTCTTTAAAATCTTGATCCTTTCTATAAACTAActgaaaatgtaataaatatggAAATGTATCCATTAGACACAGATAATGCCACTGCTTGTATATCATATAAACTTATAAAGGGACATCTAAAGAACTGTATAAatgacgctacccaaatttgtacttgatctgagtttacagcagattccattgagtgtgaagccaaaggtaatatctttggttaaattgcttgttagctgaaccgtgaagtcgttattaggttaggtaaattatcctactttaagaatagactagtccgacagaaaaccaattgatctgtctgttggactatgctactttgaaaggagggtagtataccttaccttataaagacttcacggttcagctaacaagcaagctaaccaaagatataacctttggttacacactcaatgtaatccGCTGTAAAGGTAATAAGAATTATGTATTAAGTTTCAAAGCATTTAGTTGAGGTTAACTTCAGTAGAAGAACGGAAACaatcagcattttttccatttgtaaaggggcataactctatatTTATATCTTAAAACACAACACAACCATTAACAAGCATCCCATATCAGTTACTAGAATTACTAATTTTTCAGATCAGCCTAAATGACCAGTGTAATGTGAACCCACAGTGTAATAACTGCCCCTAATATTATCAGCCTAAATGACCAGTGTAATGTGAACccacattctaatgcaacaacgtttgtaacgttcattttgattggataacgtcactttcttacatggcatcaattgacaattgatgctatgggacgtacgcgcaagcgcagacgacatatgacagattttaaatacatgttttaacgttggtTTCTgttagtttcattagaatggagataacaatattgtattttaagctccgacggcatcaatttgggatttgatggtcgcaaatacccgtttactgtctccgctaacgcgtcgccagtaaacttaatttgcgaccatcaaatccccaattgatgccgtcggagcttaaaatacaatacagttatctcctaagtgtAATAACTGCCCCTAATATTATCAGCCTAAATGACCAGTGTAATGTGAACCCACAGTGTAATAACTACCCCTAATATTATCAGCCTAAATGACCAGTGTAATGTGAACCCACAGTGTAATAACTACCCCTAATATTATCAGCCTAAATGACCAGTGTAATGTGAACCCACAGTGTAATAACTACCCCTAATATTATCAGCCTAAATGACCAGTGTAATGTGAACCCACAGTGTAATAACTACCCCTAATATTATCAGCCTAAATGACCAGTGTAATGTGAACCCACAGTGTAATAACTACCCCTAATATTATCAGCCTAAATGACCAGTGTAATGTGAACCCACAGTGTATTAACTACCCCTAATATTATCAGCCTAAATGACCAGTGTAATGTGAACCCACAGTGTAATAACTACCCCTAATATTATCAGCCTAAATGACCAGTGTAATGTGAACCCACAGTGTAATAACTACCCCTAATATTATCAGCCTAAATGACCAGTGTAATGTGAACCCACAGTGTAATAACTACCCCTAATATAATCAGCCTAAACGACCAGTGTAATGTGAACCCACAGTATAATAACTGCCCCTAATATTATCAGCCTAAATGACCAGTGTAATGTGAACCCACAGTGTAATAACTGCCCCTAATATTATCAGCCTAAATGACCAGTGTAATGTGAACCCACAGTGTAATAACTGCCCCTAATATTATCAGCCTAAATGACCAGTGTAATGTGAACCCACAGTGTAATAACTGCCCCTAATATTATCAGCCTAAATGACCAGTGTAATGTGAACCCACAGTGTAATAACTGCCCCTAATATTATCAGCCTAAATGACCAGTGTAATGTGAACCCACAGTGTAATAACTACCCCTAATATTATCAGCCTAAATGACCAGTGTAATGTGAACCCACAGTGTAATAACTACCCCTAATATTATCAGCCTAAACGACCAGTGTAATGTGAACCCACAGTGTAATAACTACCCCTAATATTATCAGCCTAAATGACCAGTGTAATGTGAACCCACAGTGTAATAACTACCCCTAATATAATCAGCCTAAACGACCAGTGTAATGTGAACCCACAGTATAATAACTGCCCCTAATATTATCAGCCTAAATGACCAGTGTAATGTGAACCCAGAGTGTAATAACTACCCCTAATATTATCAGCCTAAATGACCAGTGTAATGTGAACCCACAGTGTAATAACTACCCCTAATATAATCAGCCTAAACGACCAGTGTAATGTGAACCCACAGTATAATAACTGCCCCTAATATTATCAGCCTAAATGACCAGTGTAATGTGAACCCACAGTGTAATAACTACCCCTAATATTATCAGCCTAAATGACCAGTGTAATGTGAACCCACAGTGTAATAACTACCCCTAATATTATCAGCCTAAATGACCAGTGTAATGTGAACCCACAGTGTAATAACTACCCCTAATATTATCAGCCTAAATGACCAGTGTAATGTGAACCCACAGTGTAATAACTACCCCTAATATAATCAGCCTAAACGACCAGTGTAATGTGAACCCACAGTATAATAACTGCCCCTAATATTATCAGCCTAAATGACAAGTGTAATGTGAACCCACAGTGTAATAACTACCCCTAATATTATCAGCCTAAATGACCAGTGTAATGTGAACCCACAGTGTAATAACTACCCCTAATATTATCAGCCTAAATGACCAGTGTAATGTGAACCCACAGTGTAATAACTACCCCTAATATTATCAGCCTAAATGACCAGTGTAATGTGAACCCACAGTGTAATAACTGCCCCTAATATTATCAGCCTAAATGACCAGTGTAATGTGAACCCACAGTGTAATAACTGCCCCTAATATTATCAGCCTAAATGACCAGTGTAATGTGAACCCACAGTGTAATAACTACCCCTAATATTATCAGCCTAAATGACCAGTGTAATGTGAACCCACAGTGTAATAACTGCCCCTAATATTATCAGCCTAAATGACCAGTGTAATGTGAACCCACAGTGTAATAACTGCCCCTAATATTATCAGCCTAAATGACCAGTGTAATGTGAACCCACAGTGTAATAACTGCCCCTAATATTATCAGCCTAAATGACCAGTGTAATGTGAACCCACAGTGTAATAACTACCCCTAATATTATCAGCCTAAATGACCAGTGTAATGTGAACCCACAGTGTAATAACTACCCCTAATATTATCAGCCTAAATGACCAGTGTAATGTGAACCCACAGTGTAATAACTGCCCCTAATATTATCAGCCTAAATGACCAGTGTAATGTGAACCCACAGTGTAATAACTACCCCTAATATTATCAGCCTAAATGACCAGTGTAATGTGAACCCACAGTGTAATAACTGCCCCTAATATTATCAGCCTAAATGACCAGTGTAATGTGAACCCACAGTGTAATAACTACCCCTAATATTATCAGCCTAAATGACCAGTGTAATGTGAACCCACAGTGTAATAACTGCCCCTAATATTATCAGCCTAAATGACCAGTGTAATGTGAACCCACAGTGTAATAACTACCCCTAATATTATCAGCCTAAATGACCAGTGTAATGTGAACCCACAGTGTAATAACTGCCCCTAATATAATCAGCCTAAATGACCAGTGTAATGTGAACCCACAGTATAATAACTGCCCCTAATATTATCAGCCTAAACGACAAGTGTAATGTGAACCCACAGTGTAATAACTACCCCTAATATTATCAGCCTAAATGACCAGTGTAATGTG includes:
- the LOC139503448 gene encoding uncharacterized protein, with the translated sequence MAGLYQAGLLHFLPPDMFQQPSPETGVEQKPLVSEEEYCKCFAHPYAYGTDHSKWPGNTILLYKYSSNATTKYKNIPENIWKRIDNEQQRHAEFIMINELEKIQENLMTDEGSYTGILSVEVILSYSPCDGCSARLCSLKKNMDEELKQTRNKDTDNVVMKLSGLSTTTEVEDEEKVKFKITEGDDEEKVKFKITFSNFYKHLDGYRTADQNKEGLRDLLRSGIKLDTFSDDNWHYFFNAAGWFNAERQRRESDDKKILQYLKGSVDIERKMEAQKKLIQDLQNNDLF